The Salvia miltiorrhiza cultivar Shanhuang (shh) chromosome 1, IMPLAD_Smil_shh, whole genome shotgun sequence genome has a window encoding:
- the LOC131009274 gene encoding uncharacterized protein LOC131009274 — MRNTRAQSHNAESSNTNHEAEAGRTHPTNGGDFMGQFLSALQGFVQQQAQTQATQTDLNRTSNTIDQAVERFRNYNPPRFNGRDGPLAAEEWLEELERIFTHINCSDEQKVSCAVFQLKEDARQWWKHFYRLLGEEDRNVLNWKIFKEVVMNKYFPLSFREKKETEFFELKQGNMTIEEYERKFNELARFAPHLVDTEDKMIARFRKGLRIDIKGIMAAHVIDDFSDLVKRAEEVGTALGTNHPTSKSTNQPMKRKWENPNQSGGNFQDKRSKFGGTPAVVLFDSGASHSFISLKFCQKNKIIWEVENLDLNISIPSGESIKTNRIARKISLNFRNRKLEADLYLIEMHDFDVILGMDWLSRNHATIKCREREVVFKIPGEKEVAIQGSKLRKMPMVISAMKAMKILNKGGCNAYLVSIVGKENDELTLENVPVVCEFPDVFPENLPGIPPDSTV, encoded by the exons ATGAGGAATACACGCGCACAGTCCCACAACGCCGAGAGTTCAAATACTAATCACGAAGCAGAAGCAGGACGAACTCATCCAACAAATGGAGGAGACTTCATGGGTCAATTCTTGAGCGCTTTACAGGGTTTTGTCCAACAGCAGGCCCAAACTCAGGCTACCCAAACCGACCTAAACCGAACCTCTAACACGATAGATCAAGCTGTAGAGCGATTTCGAAACTATAATCCACCACGATTCAATGGACGTGATGGACCGCTAGCAGCCGAAGAGTGGTTGGAAGAGCTTGAACGTATCTTCACTCACATCAACTGTAGTGATGAGCAGAAAGTTTCATGCGCAGTTTTTCAACTCAAAGAGGACGCTCGACAATGGTGGAAACATTTCTATCGTCTGTTGGGAGAGGAAGATCGCAATGTTCTAAATTGGAAAATTTTCAAGGAGGTGGTAATGAATAAATACTTTCCTCTCTCATTCAGAGAAAAGAAGGAGACCGAGTTCTTTGAGTTGAAACAAGGGAATATGACTATAGAGGAGTATGAAAGGAAATTCAATGAGTTGGCCCGTTTTGCTCCACACCTAGTTGATACAGAAGATAAGATGATCGCTAGGTTCAGAAAAGGGTTAAGAattgacatcaaaggaattatgGCTGCACATGTGATTGACGATTTCAGCGACCTGGTTAAGCGAGCGGAAGAAGTGGGCACGGCTCTTGGAACAAACCATCCTACATCAAAATCGACAAATCAACCAATGAAGAGGAAATGGGAAAATCCTAACCAAAGTGGAGGAAACTTCCAAGATAAGAGGTCGAAATTTGGCG GAACACCTGCTgttgttctatttgattctggAGCTTCACACTCATTTATTTCCCTTAAGTTTTGTCAAAAGAATAAGATCATTTGGGAGGTAGAGAACTTAGACTTGAACATAAGTATTCCCTCTGGAGAATCCATTAAGACTAATAGGATTGCTAGAAAAATTTCCTTGAATTTTAGGAATAGAAAGCTTGAAGCTGACTTATACCTTATCGAAATGCACGATTTCGATGTGATTCTGGGGATGGATTGGTTAAGTCGAAACCATGCAACAATTAAGTGCCGCGAAAGAGAAGTCGTGTTCAAAATACCAGGGGAGAAAGAAGTTGCTATTCAAGGATCAAAGTTAAGGAAAATGCCCATGGTGATATCTGCTATGAAGGCGATGAAGATATTGAATAAAGGAGGTTGCAACGCTTATTTGGTGAGCATAGTAGGCAAGGAAAATGATGAACTCACCCTTGAAAATGTTCCAGTAGTATGCGAATTCCCCGATGTTTTCCCCGAAAATCTACCTGGAATACCACCTGATAG CACCGTATAG